In the genome of Triticum aestivum cultivar Chinese Spring unplaced genomic scaffold, IWGSC CS RefSeq v2.1 scaffold93967, whole genome shotgun sequence, the window gagttgaagttaatatttcaagcaaatgcccggattgagagatatgaagtctccaataagttctacagctgtaaaatagaggagaatagttctgtcagtgagcatatactcagaatgtctaggtataacaatcacttgattcaactgggagttaatcttccggatgatagcgtgattgacagaattcttcaatcactggcaccaagctacaagagcttcgtgatgaactataacatgcaagggatggataagacgattcccgagctcttcgcaatgctaaaggctgcggaggtagaaatcaagaaggagcatcaagtgttgatggtcaacaagaccacccgtttcaagaaaaagggcaaaggaaagaagaagggaaacttcaagaagaacagcaaacaagttgctgctcaggtgaagaaacccaagtctggacctgagcctgagactgagtgcttctactgcaaacagactggtcattggaagcggaactgccccaagtatttggcggataagaaggatggcaaggtgaacaaaggtatatgtgatatacatgttattgatgtgtaccttactaatgctcgcagtagcacctggggatttgatactggttctgttgctaatatttgcaactcgaaacagggactacgaattaagcgaagattggctaaggatgaggtgacgatgcgcgtgggaaatggttccaaagtcgatgtgatcgcggtcggcacgctacctctacatctaccttcgggattagttttagacctaaataattattatttggtgccagcgttgagcatgaacattatatctggatcttgtttgatgcgagacgataattcagttaaatcagagaataatggttgttctatttatatgagtaatatcttttatggtcatgcacccttgaagagtggtctatttttgttgaatctcgatagtagtgatacacatattcataatattaaagccaaaagatgcagagttgataatcatagtgcaacttatttgtggcactgccgtttaggttatattggtgtaaagcgcatgaagaaactccatatagatggacttttggaaccacttgattatgaatcacttggtacttgcgaaccttgcctcatgggcaagatgactaaaacgccgttctccgaaactatggagcgggcaacagattttttggaaatcatacatacagatgtatgagctcggatgaatgttgaggctcacggcgggtatcgttattttctcaccttcacagatgatttaagcaaatatggatatatctacttaatttACGAACAAAATCGCTAATTTGACCTTTTTAAATATTTCAGCATGATTTGACCCTCTTTCAAAAATGAACTCTTGACCTTTTTTTATGACGCCAACATTCATGGCTTTTTTGTTGCAAGGAAAACGCCATGGTCCATGGTGTTTAACCCCCTGCCCCCCCCTCCCGCCCACGCCAAAATGCCATGTTTCATGGCGTTTCATCCTCTCGAAGAGACGCCAAGCCACACTGGAGAAACTTTAGGATCAAAACGTCATGGACCATGCCGTTTTCCATGCAACCCAAACGTCATGGATGTGGGCACCACCAGAAAATGGTCATATAAGGATTTTCTTTTAAAAGAAGGTCAAATCATCCTAAACTTTGTTTAAAAGGTCAAAACATTGATTTTGATCTCAATTTACATCCACGAAAAAAGTGGTCCCTATAATTGAAGAACGGCGCCGCAAAGCGCGCGACAGCTTCTAGTCTTTGTGCATGCGCGCTGAAGATAATTAAGGCTGACACGCTGGAAAATGCATGAAGTTAACTCAGTCATAAAaatacatgtactccctctgttcacttttgtaagaccTTTTAGACATTTAAGACAGCAACTAAAATAGTTCAATTTCAGCTATtctaaacgacttacaaaagtgaacggatggagtagcaTTTATAGGAGTTACCCATGCAAATTTTCTTGCTTTATATATATAGCACATTTGATGTAATATCTAGAACAGTTATTTAATAGAATGAGAAGTTATGTGTTTTGTCGTTCTCCTATGAAAATATAAGGGCATCTAAAGCCGGACTTGGCAAATTTGGCCCCTCAAACGCTCGCGGACGCGACTGGGCGCATCCGGACGGGCCCTCATATTTCCTTCCGGATATCCACATATCTCAAATCCGGACTCTCAAATCCATGCAAATACATGCACGTCGATCATGCAATACAATGTCGCACGTAGATAGCAATTAATTGTTGGTATCAAGCATAGATAGCGTTCACATAAAATTTATTTTAGGTGCCAAACTCAAGCATTGCCTCCTTGGTTGCCATTGTGGATTCACATGTGCTCCACAAGATTATTGAGTAGTTGCGTGTGCACCTGCTGATCTCGAAGATTCTGTTGCATCTGCAGTAAATTCATAAGCTGAGCCGCATCTTGATTTTCCGGGATTTCAACTTGTTATCCGGGTGCTTCGAAATCATGGGTTTGGGTtacaccatcaccctcatcctcgacaatcatattgtgcatAATAACATAACATATCATCAGTTGccacaaagtttctgattcccacTTCATTGCAGCGCTCCGCACAATTCCCCAACGAGGCTaaagcacaccaaatgccctctccacgtccttcctagccgcttcctgcattgttgcaaagtggcgGAGCCGGAGAGTTGCCGAACGTACCACGGTGGTGTCCGGGCCGGCGATGACGTCCCCCTCGGCGAGGACGGGAGGGCTCTTTCGGAGCTGGCGGCGAAGAGCCTGGGAACGGCTGTGGAGCGGCCGTGGCGGCGGAGCGCGAGAGGGATggtgcggaggaggaagaagagaggagatagCAAATGGATCCGGCTGGTCTTCGGGGTGGATTTGGTGCACTTTGGGATGGGGTCGGActgtcgggtccgacgtggcggacgtgcccgggcgccccatatccgccccatatttgggctggatatggggggcgccggtcagcccgggcgtttaagGGCCGTTTGAGAGGTCCGTGTGGGTTAAAAATTTCATGGCCGGACAGTGAACAGGCGGCCCGCACGGACGTATGAGGCGGGTTTAAGAGGTCCGGCTGTAGATGGTGTAAACCAAACTTGAAATCCAGACCACACACATCGGCCAAACTATATGCGAAACTGCACGCTGATCCGGTCAATTTCGATTAGGCAGCAACGTACTCCAGCTCTGTGCGTGTGCGACGGTGTGGATAGAGCACTTTGCCGCACCATCCGGCAAACAAGAAAAACCTTGGAGAAGTAGAAGAAGAGTATACAGAGTGACGAGAACAACCACCGTCGTCGGATACAAACATCCATGGACTCCCAGTCAATACGTACGTTCGACTTCGGCGTTTGAACGCGGATCCATGGACGAAAAGTATGGAATCCGCTCGTATGCCCCGTCTTGCTCGCCATGCCCGCTCCTATAAATAGAAGCGCCAGCAGCATGGTTGCTACGTGCTTAGTAGCTCGTAAACCATTGCATTGCAAGAAGAAGCAAGCAACTAATTATATAGCTTAGCTTAATGGCGTCGACTCACAGCTCGCGCCGCCTCGACGGCACACTGTTTGCGCTTCTGCTCGTGCTTGCGGCCGCCACCGCCTTTGTCAGTGCTGCCGCGGCGCGAGGGGACGCGCTGGCCGCCCGGCACGAGCGGTGGATGGCCAAGTTCGGGCGCGAGTACACGGACGCTGCCGATAAATTACGCCGGCAGGAGGTGTTCGCGGCCAACGCGCGGCACGTCGAGGCTGTCAATCGAGCGGGCAACCGGACATACACGCTCGGCCTCAATCAGTTCTCGGACCTCACCAGCGAAGAGTTCGCGGAGAAGCACCTCGGGTACCGCCACCAGCACGGCGTGGACAGCACGCCGGTGGCCGCGGTGAACATGTCCAATGCTCAGTTCGACTCCACGCCGGACAGCGTGGACTGGAGGGCCGCGGGTGCCGTCACCCAAGTCAAGAACCAAGGCTCATGCGGTAAGAATCTACAGCtcctgcaatgcatgcatgcatatattaaTTTAATGTAACGCCGTAGCATAAGCCAAAGTTCCCAAATGAATATACATGTACAGGTTGTTGCTGGGCGTTCGCGGCGGTAGCGGCGACGGAGGGGCTCGTAAAGATAGCCACTGGCAACCTCATCTccatgtcagagcagcaggtgctGGACTGCACGGGCGGCGCCAACTCCTGCAACGGCGGCGACATCAACGCCGCCCTAAGCTACGTCGCCTCGAGCGGCGGCCTTCAGCCAGAGGAATCCTACGCGTATACCGGCCAGCAGGGCGCGTGCCGCAGCAGCAGCGCCAGCCCAAACTCGGCCGCCTCCATCGGCGCCCCCCGAATGGTGGAACTGCACGGCGACGAAGGCACCTTGCAGGAGCTCGCGGCCAGACAGCCGGTGGCCGTGCCCGTGGAGGCTGACCGTGACTTCCAGCACTATATGAGGGGCATGTACACCGGCAGCTCGTCGTGTGGACAGAACCTGAACCACGGCGTGACGGTGGTGGGCTACGGGACGGACAGCGGCGGGCAGGCGTACTGGATGGTGAAGAACCAGTGGGGGACGGGGTGGGGCGAGGGGGGCTACATGCGCCTCACGCGCGGGAACGGCGGCAACTGCGGCATGGCCACCTACGCCTACTACCCGACCATGGACGGCTCTTAAACACCACTACTACTGTACATCAGTCGGTCCATGCATCATCGAGTACTATAGTTTATCAGCACCATGCAGTATATACGGATTTACTTTCTGAATAAAGCATGGATCCTTGTAAAAAAGATCCATTTGCCTATGTAATACCACAAATTTGTAAGCTTGTACTATATGAAAATAAACATTTGTACTACATCAGTCCATCCAGCATCGAGTATTGCTTTATCAGCTAGCTACACTATGATGTATATGTGGATTTCGAATCTTTTTGGAAAAGAAGTGGATTTTGAATAATGAACATTGAACGCATGCATGGATCCTCGTACGAAAGATGCATTCGCCTACGTAATAGTATGAACTTGGAAGAATCTCTATGAAAATAAAATTTTCTGATTCAATCGAACACACATTCTTAATGTTCTTCCCATGTCCCGCCTTTTCGTCTTTTTTCAGGCACGTTCTTCTTCCTCTCACGACCCAACACAAATCTTCATTATCTATATTCTTGTCCTTTTACTTCATTACAGGAGCCATATTTTTTTATCAAAAACAGTAGGATATGCTACCTTAAAATATTATCATCTATAACACTAAACTCCCTAATTTTATAGAGCCCACATTCAATTGAGGTCCGCAATTAGAATTGGGTCATCCGATTTTAACCAGGTCAACAAATTCTCAAAACTATCTCATTCGATTCTTTTATACTATACACTATCTTTTCTAATTTTAAGACATCATAATTAATTGAGGTCTTTCATTTTGAATTGGGTCTAccaattttgaccgggtcaacaatttaTCGGAGAGCTCACCTATTCAATTCTTAAATCACTATGTTCCCTAATTTTAAAGTTCTTTCACtgaattgaggtattcaatttcaGACTTGGTTTCAATTTTGACAGTGTCAACGATTATTTAGATCAATCATCAGCAACCTGCatataaaaacatatcaatcccGTGCACCCTCCCACCATCTAGAAAAAAGAGGCGTCACTATGTGATAATGTAGCCCCAATATAGTACATGAAACCACCTGATGAGGTTTGCCTCTATCACCACCAGCGTGGAAATTTCCTCACATGAATATAGGTTAGCTAGTGGATAACACAGAATCACACCGCGGAAAGCCCACCAAATCACAAcattattaaataaaaata includes:
- the LOC123175861 gene encoding zingipain-2-like, with protein sequence MASTHSSRRLDGTLFALLLVLAAATAFVSAAAARGDALAARHERWMAKFGREYTDAADKLRRQEVFAANARHVEAVNRAGNRTYTLGLNQFSDLTSEEFAEKHLGYRHQHGVDSTPVAAVNMSNAQFDSTPDSVDWRAAGAVTQVKNQGSCGCCWAFAAVAATEGLVKIATGNLISMSEQQVLDCTGGANSCNGGDINAALSYVASSGGLQPEESYAYTGQQGACRSSSASPNSAASIGAPRMVELHGDEGTLQELAARQPVAVPVEADRDFQHYMRGMYTGSSSCGQNLNHGVTVVGYGTDSGGQAYWMVKNQWGTGWGEGGYMRLTRGNGGNCGMATYAYYPTMDGS